The proteins below come from a single Candidozyma auris chromosome 3, complete sequence genomic window:
- a CDS encoding NADH/NAD(+) kinase, which produces MPNKPKRTFSLGHYVKSRQPSGSLERRESRLSDGPTQTTQILKKFGTEELKEVRSHTDLARTANGVRMLTKNIAKATIQLHVRAIMIVTKARDNSLIYLTREVVEWLLARHDDITVYVDANLKKSARFASESILKTYPKAQHLLKYWTKDLVKRKPESFDLVITMGGDGTVLYVSNLFQRIVPPVMSFALGSLGFLTNFKFDQYQQRLTYVLDTGVRAYMRMRFTCRIHRSDGSLVCEQQVLNELVVDRGPSPYVTNLELYGDGSLLTVAQADGLIIATPTGSTAYSLSAGGSLVHPGVSAISVTPICPHTLSFRPILLPDGMFLKLKVPSESRASAWASFDGKVRTELNKGDYVTVQASAFPFPTVRSSKTEYFDSVSRNLNWNVREPQRPFSQFLTGKNKSEFEQHQRRGQENVEHRLSGLKVNDSDEFDIDWSDDEKQKDEMEEEQQQQELAIDFRKEARHNEAVIGQLDEEMLDYNIVEPFVPSPGNEIRTPTGHTYGMDDRECYAHPNATISLYGESSGNSDDTDQSEPNERNKQWGS; this is translated from the coding sequence ATGCCCAACAAACCGAAAAGGACTTTTTCGCTTGGGCACTATGTGAAATCCAGGCAGCCACTGGGGAGCTTAGAGAGACGTGAGTCTCGTCTCAGTGATGGGCCCACTCAGACAACacaaattttgaaaaagtttGGCActgaggagttgaaggaagtaCGCTCCCACACAGACTTGGCTCGAACCGCCAACGGGGTTCGTATGCTCACGAAGAACATAGCAAAAGCGACTATTCAACTCCATGTGAGGGCTATCATGATTGTAACGAAAGCAAGAGACAACTCTCTTATCTACTTGACAAGAGAGGTAGTTGAATGGCTTCTCGCGAGACACGACGATATAACGGTGTATGTGGATGCTAACCTTAAGAAGCTGGCGAGGTTTGCATCCGAGCTGATTCTTAAGACATATCCTAAAGCACAGCACTTGTTGAAATACTGGACTAAAGATCTTGTAAAGAGGAAACCCGAGAGTTTCGATCTTGTTATAACTATGGGTGGTGACGGCACGGTGTTGTACGTGCTGAACTTATTCCAGCGTATTGTGCCTCCAGTTATGTCATTTGCTTTGGGGTCTTTGGGTTTCTTGACCAACTTTAAGTTCGACCAGTATCAGCAGAGATTAACTTATGTCCTTGATACTGGCGTGCGTGCGTACATGAGAATGAGATTCACTTGCCGAATCCATCGAAGTGACGGCTCACTCGTTTGCGAGCAACAGGTTCTCAACGAGCTAGTCGTCGATAGAGGTCCTTCACCATACGTGACGAACTTGGAATTGTATGGTGATGGCTCCCTTCTTACAGTAGCGCAGGCTGATGGGTTGATTATAGCAACCCCCACGGGGTCTACGGCATACTCCCTCTCCGCTGGTGGCTCACTTGTTCACCCTGGTGTAAGTGCTATTCTGGTGACTCCGATATGCCCACATACACTTTCCTTCAGACCCATTCTTTTGCCTGATGGCATGTTTCTTAAATTGAAGGTTCCTTCAGAGAGCAGAGCATCTGCGTGGGCTTCCTTCGACGGAAAGGTCAGAACGGAGCTCAACAAAGGTGACTATGTTACTGTGCAAGCCAGCGCCTTTCCATTTCCTACAGTGAGACTGTCAAAGACTGAATATTTCGATTCAGTGAGCCGAAACTTGAATTGGAACGTTCGTGAACCTCAAAGACCATTCTCGCAGTTCCTCACCGGTAAGAATAAGTCAGAGTTTGAGCAACATCAACGTAGAGGTCAGGAAAATGTGGAACACCGTCTTTCAGGCTTGAAAGTCAATGATTCTGATGAATTTGATATTGACTGGtctgatgatgagaaaCAGAAGGACGagatggaggaggagcaacaacaacaagaattGGCAATCGACTTCAGGAAAGAAGCACGCCACAATGAGGCTGTTATTGGACagcttgatgaagaaatgcTCGACTACAATATCGTGGAGCCCTTCGTTCCTCTGCCAGGGAACGAGATCAGAACCCCCACAGGCCACACGTACGGAATGGATGACCGGGAATGCTACGCTCATCCCAACGCTACAATTCTGCTTTATGGAGAGAGCTCGGGGAACTCTGACGATACAGACCAGTCTGAGCCCAACGAAAGGAACAAACAGTGGGGGTCATGA
- the OCH1 gene encoding initiation-specific alpha-1,6-mannosyltransferase — MTAPKKLRATVAAIAAVYFLMVFFRSLTPADTKTYTEHNSSRLSKQRKQEQHVNWKQHAVDVNTNNLNRLPDVATVRQQLSFQFPYEPRKGFQKNIWQTWKVGVEDSTFPQKYKRFQGVWTSQNPGYKHYVITDEQCDLMINDLYAGVPDVKKAWNLMPKSILKADFFRYLILYARGGVYSDIDTQGLKPIDEWLSANESVYGQPNTAGLVVGIEADPDRPDWNEWYARRIQFCQWTIQAKKGHPQLRELIAKITDITLTRDKKGQLNKVLGKDEGGDIMNWTGPGIWTDSVFEYLNNLAQPASNREKGVVETIVDWNMFTGLETPKIVEDVMVLPITSFSPDVGQMGAKSSNDPMAYAKHMFSGSWKNDEK; from the coding sequence ATGACGGCCCCGAAGAAGCTTAGAGCAACCGTGGCGGCCATCGCGGCGGTGTATTTCTTAATGGTGTTTTTCCGCTCGTTGACCCCAGCAGATACCAAGACGTACACTGAGCACAATAGCAGCAGGCTTCTGAAACAACGAAAGCAGGAGCAGCATGTCAATTGGAAACAGCATGCCGTGGATGTTAACACTAATAATCTCAACAGACTTCCCGATGTGGCCACAGTGCGCCAACAATTGAGCTTTCAGTTCCCTTATGAACCGAGAAAGGGTTTCCAGAAGAACATTTGGCAGACTTGGAAAGTGGGTGTTGAAGATAGCACTTTCCCACAAAAGTATAAGCGATTCCAAGGCGTGTGGACCTCCCAAAACCCAGGTTACAAGCACTATGTGATCACAGACGAGCAGTGTGACTTGATGATCAACGACTTGTATGCTGGTGTGCCTGATGTGAAAAAGGCATGGAATTTGATGCCCAAAAGCATATTGAAAGCTGACTTCTTCAGGTACCTTATATTGTACGCTCGTGGTGGGGTTTACTCTGACATAGATACGCAAGGCTTGAAACCCATAGATGAGTGGCTCTCGGCCAATGAGTCTGTGTATGGCCAGCCCAACACTGCAGGCTTGGTAGTGGGCATAGAAGCTGACCCAGATCGCCCAGACTGGAACGAGTGGTACGCTCGTCGGATCCAGTTCTGTCAGTGGACGATCCAGGCTAAGAAGGGCCATCCTCAGCTACGTGAGTTGATTGCGAAAATTACCGATATCACGCTTACAAGAGACAAAAAGGGCCAGCTAAATAAGGTCTTGGGTAAGGATGAAGGTGGTGATATCATGAACTGGACGGGACCCGGGATTTGGACAGACTCTGTCTTTGAGTACTTAAACAACTTGGCCCAGCCGGCTTCAAATAGAGAAAAAGGCGTGGTGGAGACCATAGTGGATTGGAATATGTTCACGGGACTCGAAACGCCAAAGATCGTCGAGGACGTGATGGTGCTCCCCATCACAAGCTTTTCGCCCGACGTGGGCCAGATGGGAGCAAAATCGTCCAATGATCCCATGGCCTATGCTAAGCACATGTTCCTGGGATCATGGAAGAACGATGAAAAGTGA
- the ISY1 gene encoding Isy1p — MSRNKEKNQSHLHRYYAQQERDAGVLETNPALRPKYVQKVNSLPQAERWRSTVLTEISVKLTDINDPSLGLDEIRSLNDTLNKLQREKRAWEYHIRKLGGADYSKQRNQVQGMIVNGIRYYGRARELPEASCEKVMSEEAKEEPHIPLAYYDAYGQTWNKPIVADLQYVQGEVNGALGEKIFPVESIPLKAGDLPTNKDVERMLLERQKAQIRAQLQG; from the coding sequence ATGTCGAGaaacaaggagaaaaatCAGTCACATTTGCATCGATATTACgctcaacaagaaagagacgCTGGGGTTCTAGAGACGAATCCCGCACTTCGACCCAAATACGTTCAAAAAGTGAACTCCCTCCCGCAGGCCGAGAGATGGAGACTGACGGTGTTGACAGAGATATCCGTCAAGCTTACAGATATTAACGACCCGTCTCTCGGTTTAGACGAAATTCGATCTCTCAATGACACTTTGAATAAACTTCAACGAGAGAAACGGGCATGGGAATATCACATCAGGAAACTAGGTGGAGCTGATTACTCGAAACAAAGGAACCAAGTACAAGGAATGATCGTTAATGGAATTCGTTACTATGGACGGGCTCGAGAGTTGCCAGAGGCATCTTGCGAGAAGGTAATGCTGgaagaagccaaggagGAGCCACATATCCCATTGGCTTACTACGACGCCTATGGTCAGACATGGAATAAGCCGATAGTAGCCGACTTGCAATACGTTCAGGGTGAAGTCAATGGAGCACTAGGGGAGAAAATCTTTCCTGTGGAATCGATACCATTGAAGGCAGGCGACTTGCCCACAAACAAAGATGTCGAGAGGATGCTTCTTGAACGACAAAAAGCTCAGATACGGGCTCAGCTCCAAGGGTGA
- the ENP2 gene encoding ribosome biosynthesis protein ENP2 — MVLKSTSAGNVSVYQVAGSNVSRSLPDWIAKKRKRDLKRDADYMNRVELIQDFEFSEASNRIKITPDGQYAMATGTYKPQIHLYDFSNLSLKFDRHTDAENVDFTILSNDWTKSVHLQNDRTIEFHTKGGIHYKTRIPKFGRSLTFNKANCDLLVGASGNEIYRLNLEQGRFLNPYILDSEEGVNAVDINPVHGLIAAALEEGTVEFWDPRSRQRAAKLFVNEHLGEPLQVTAASFRNDGLNFACGTSSGKALIYDLRTSVPSVVKDQGYGFDVNKVIWIDENTNDSNKILTADKRIAKIWSRFDGKPYTSMEPSVDINDVAYVKESGMFFMANEGMPMHAFYVPHLGPAPKWCSFLDNITEELEEKPSDAVYSNYRFITREDVAKLNLSHLVGTSVMRSYMHGYFINTELYQKVSLIANPNSYRDQREREIRKKIEKERESRIRTTGAANSSKIKVNKVLHEKLEGRDVASDDRFAELFENPEFAVDEESHEYRQLNPVRSTKDVTSDRARGLTAAEESEEEKLNGDAKESFSESEESESEKEEDPEEVKRRGEKVAKELEKLRQKKERQKEEARFMNSMKAVTSDETEAKNSETFEKQVDRLQKVVKNKKTDDARVRRHGKGEMEMTFQPKKEKKPKFRSDRDDEEVDETQKGRTKQRFAGRRSAGRNQFRGM, encoded by the coding sequence ATGGTCTTGAAGTCAACGTCTGCTGGTAACGTTTCTGTTTACCAGGTAGCAGGGTCTAATGTTTCCCGATCCTTGCCTGACTggattgcaaaaaagagaaagagagatCTCAAAAGAGATGCTGATTACATGAACCGTGTTGAGCTCATCCAGGACTTTGAGTTCAGTGAAGCATCCAATAGAATAAAAATCACGCCCGATGGACAGTATGCAATGGCCACTGGAACTTACAAACCACAAATCCACCTCTATGATTTTCTGAATTTGTCGTTGAAGTTTGATAGACACACAGACGCCGAGAATGTTGACTTCACCATTCTCTCGAATGACTGGACAAAAAGTGTACATCTTCAAAACGATAGAACGATTGAATTTCATACTAAAGGTGGAATCCATTACAAAACAAGAATTCCAAAGTTTGGTCGTAGTCTCACgttcaacaaggccaacTGCGACTTGCTCGTTGGAGCATCAGGTAATGAAATATACAGACTCAATCTCGAGCAAGGACGTTTCCTCAATCCATATATCCTAGATTCGGAGGAAGGCGTAAATGCTGTCGATATAAATCCTGTTCATGGTCTCATAGCAGCAGCACTAGAAGAGGGTACTGTGGAGTTCTGGGATCCCAGAAGTAGGCAGCGGGCCGCTAAGCTATTTGTGAATGAGCATCTTGGAGAGCCTCTACAAGTTACCGCAGCATCTTTTCGTAACGACGGCTTGAATTTTGCATGTGGTACCTCCTCAGGTAAAGCATTAATATATGATCTCAGAACTTCTGTTCCTTCAGTGGTGAAGGATCAAGGTTACGGCTTTGATGTTAACAAAGTTATTTGGATCGATGAGAATACCAATGACTCCAACAAAATTCTCACTGCAGACAAACGAATCGCCAAGATATGGAGTAGGTTCGATGGCAAGCCATATACTTCCATGGAACCTAGTGTTGATATTAATGATGTTGCATATGTCAAGGAGAGCGGTATGTTCTTCATGGCCAATGAAGGGATGCCTATGCATGCTTTTTATGTCCCACATCTTGGGCCAGCTCCTAAATGGTGCTCTTTCTTGGACAATATCACagaagagctcgaagagAAGCCATCAGATGCTGTGTACTCTAACTATAGATTCATCACCCGAGAAGATGttgccaagttgaacttaTCTCACTTGGTGGGAACCAGTGTCATGAGATCATATATGCATGGTTACTTCATCAATACCGAGTTGTATCAGAAGGTAAGTTTGATCGCCAACCCTAACTCCTACAGAGACCAGAGAGAAAGGGAGATCAGGAAAAAGatcgagaaagagagagagtCACGTATTAGAACCACTGGAGCTGCTAACAGTAGCAAAATCAAGGTCAACAAGGTCTTGCACGAAAAGTTGGAAGGCAGGGACGTTGCTTCTGACGATCGTTTCGCTGAGTTGTTCGAAAATCCTGAGTTtgctgttgatgaggaatCACACGAGTACAGACAACTCAATCCTGTGCGGTCTACTAAGGACGTCACCAGTGACCGTGCTCGTGGTTTGACCGCCGCTGAGGagtctgaagaagagaaattgAATGGTGATGCCAAGGAATCATTCAGCGAGAGCGAGGAGAGTGAGtctgagaaggaggaggaccCAGAGGAAGTCAAGAGAAGAGGTGAGAAAGTCGCcaaggagcttgagaagcttcgccagaagaaggagcGTCAAAAGGAGGAAGCCAGATTCATGAACAGCATGAAGGCAGTCACTCTGGACGAAACTGAGGCGAAGAATTCCGAAACTTTCGAAAAGCAAGTGGACAGACTTCAGAAGGTCgtgaagaacaaaaaaaccGATGATGCAAGAGTGCGTCGTCATGGCAAGGGTGAGATGGAGATGACATTCCAGCctaagaaggagaagaagcccAAGTTCAGATCAGACAgagatgacgaagaagtgGACGAAACACAGAAGGGAAGAACTAAGCAAAGGTTTGCTGGCCGCAGAAGTGCTGGCAGGAACCAGTTCAGAGGCATGTAG
- the DED1 gene encoding DEAD-box ATP-dependent RNA helicase, with amino-acid sequence MTDLAQDMNKLSVNGDARNGASATQNGAPANGGANGSADQPQKRQYVPPHLRNRPQGQTRSDFGGSGSNGRGSSSGRGFAFGGSGSYGGGRRGGGYGSASRAPNPRSGQGRWVDGKHEPSPRNERIELELFGSAEESGSSTSGINFDNYDDIPVEASGDDVPDAITSFTAPPLDELMVENITLSRFTKPTPVQKYSMPIVAKGRDLMACAQTGSGKTGGFLFPVLSECFKNGPLPVPDTAGPFSYNKVYPTVLIMAPTRELVSQIFEEAKKFCYRSWVRPAVAYGGVDIGQQMRTLQRGCDLLVAAPGRLTDMLERNRVSLANVKYLILDEADRMLDMGFEPQIRHIVQECDMPDVQDRQTLMFSATFPRNIQMLARDFLKEYIFLSVGRVGSTSANITQKVLLVEDDEKRSVILDLLSAADLGLTIVFTETKRMADYLADFLYDQGFPATAIHGNRTQYEREKALAAFKNGTAPILVATAVAARGLDIPNVQHVINYDLPTDIDDYVHRIGRTGRAGNVGIATSFFNRNNKIIVKDMISLLTEASQEVPDFLIKISRESSYGGRGGGRGGRSGGFGGRSGATRDFRRGGGGFGGSSGFGGGFGGGSSYGGSNDFGSARSSGYSSNYGNQNQSTSWW; translated from the coding sequence ATGACTGACTTAGCACAGGATATGAACAAGCTTTCTGTCAACGGAGACGCTCGCAACGGCGCCTCTGCTACTCAGAACGGAGCTCCAGCTAATGGTGGTGCTAACGGTTCTGCTGACCAGCCCCAGAAGCGTCAGTACGTTCCACCTCATTTGAGAAATAGACCCCAGGGCCAAACCAGAAGCGACTTTGGTGGCTCGGGAAGCAACGGACGTGGTAGCTCGAGTGGCCGTGGATTCGCCTTTGGCGGATCTGGTAGCTATGGAGGCGGCCGCCGTGGTGGTGGATATGGCTCTGCTTCCAGAGCACCAAACCCACGTTCTGGTCAAGGACGTTGGGTTGACGGCAAGCATGAGCCTCTGCCTCGTAACGAGAGAATCGAGCTCGAGTTATTTGGCTCTGCTGAGGAATCAGGTTCTCTGACTTCTGGTATCAACTTTGACAACTACGATGACATCCCAGTGGAGGCATCGGGTGACGATGTCCCTGACGCCATTACTTCTTTCACTGCTCCTCCTTTGGACGAGCTTATGGTGGAGAACATCACTTTGTCGAGATTCACTAAGCCAACCCCAGTGCAAAAATACTCCATGCCTATTGTTGCCAAGGGTAGAGACTTGATGGCTTGTGCTCAGACTGGTTCCGGTAAGACCGGTGGTTTCTTGTTCCCAGTATTGTCTGAATGTTTCAAGAATGGCCCTCTTCCTGTTCCAGACACTGCTGGCCCCTTCTCTTACAACAAGGTGTACCCAACGGTGTTGATCATGGCACCAACCAGAGAATTGGTCTCCCAGATTTTTGAGGAGGCGAAGAAGTTTTGTTACAGATCGTGGGTCCGTCCAGCCGTGGCTTACGGTGGTGTAGACATTGGTCAACAGATGAGGACATTGCAAAGAGGCTGTGACTTGTTGGTTGCTGCTCCAGGTCGTTTGACTGATATGTTGGAGAGAAACCGTGTCTCTTTGGCCAACGTTAAGTATTTGATTTTGGACGAAGCAGACAGAATGTTGGATATGGGTTTCGAGCCTCAGATCAGACACATCGTTCAAGAGTGTGACATGCCAGATGTTCAGGACAGACAAACGTTGATGTTCTCAGCTACTTTCCCAAGAAATATTCAGATGTTGGCCagagacttcttgaaggagtACATTTTCTTGTCCGTTGGTAGAGTTGGTTCTACATCAGCTAACATCACTCAAAAAGTTTTGCTCGTCGAAGACGATGAGAAGAGATCTGTCATTTTGGACTTGTTGTCCGCTGCCGACCTTGGCTTGACCATTGTTTTCACAGAGACAAAGAGGATGGCTGACTACTTGGCTGACTTCTTGTATGACCAAGGTTTTCCCGCCACTGCCATCCACGGTAATAGAACGCAATACGAGAGAGAGAAGGCTCTCGCTGCTTTTAAGAACGGTACTGCTCCAATCTTGGTTGCCACTGCAGTCGCCGCCAGAGGTTTGGATATCCCCAATGTTCAGCACGTTATCAACTATGACTTGCCCACGGACATTGATGATTACGTTCATAGAATCGGTCGTACCGGTCGTGCTGGTAACGTTGGTATCGccacttctttcttcaacagaaacaacaagatcattGTTAAAGACATGATCTCTCTTTTGACCGAAGCTAGCCAAGAGGTTCCTGATttcctcatcaagatctctAGAGAGTCCTCCTACGGTGGCCGTGGTGGCGGCCGTGGTGGTCGCAGCGGCGGCTTTGGCGGCAGATCTGGTGCTACCAGAGATTTCAGAAGAGGTGGCGGTGGTTTCGGCGGCAGCAGCGGCTTCGGTGGGGGCTTCGGTGGCGGCTCCAGCTACGGTGGTAGCAACGATTTTGGCAGCGCCAGGTCCTCGGGATACTCTTCCAACTACGGCAACCAGAACCAGAGCACTTCTTGGTGGTAA
- the PNC1 gene encoding nicotinamidase, producing the protein MLKPALVIVDVQYDFLPGGALAVKDGDEIIPKIEKLLNLEKYPWSAVVITQDWHPKDHCSFASKHKVEPFTDIEFEHPLGEKNCTTGEVKKHLQTVWPEHCIQDTRGAAHESRIMEKFEKVVSKIVPTAIVKKGYLPDREYYSCFTDCWKIHHTEMEDFLMENNVTDVVFVGLAYDFCVLHSACDASNSGFNTFVVRDCCKSVFAGSEEDTEKAYRASNVNIVNLQDLVHAIAS; encoded by the coding sequence ATGCTAAAACCAGCATTGGTGATTGTGGATGTTCAATATGACTTTCTTCCGGGTGGAGCTTTAGCTGTCAAGGACGGTGATGAGATCATTCCCaaaattgaaaagttgCTCAATCTCGAGAAGTATCCGTGGCTGGCTGTGGTGATCACTCAGGATTGGCACCCAAAAGACCATTGCCTGTTTGCCCTGAAGCACAAAGTCGAGCCTTTTACTGATATCGAGTTTGAGCATCCACTTGGTGAAAAAAACTGTACGACTGGAGAAGTGAAGAAACACCTTCAGACTGTATGGCCAGAACATTGCATTCAAGATACTCGTGGTGCAGCTCACGAGTCTCGCATCATGGAGAAGTTCGAGAAGGTCGTTTCCAAGATTGTGCCTACAGCAATTGTCAAGAAAGGCTACCTTCCAGACAGAGAATACTATCTGTGTTTCACTGACTGCTGGAAGATTCACCACACGGAGATGGAGGActttttgatggagaaCAATGTTACAGATGTTGTGTTCGTTGGATTGGCCTACGACTTTTGCGTTCTACATTCTGCTTGTGATGCGCTGAACTCGGGGTTCAATACCTTTGTTGTGCGAGACTGCTGCAAGAGCGTGTTTGCTGGACTGGAAGAAGACACTGAAAAAGCCTACAGGGCATCCAATGTAAATATCGtcaatcttcaagatctaGTGCATGCAATTGCAAGCTAG
- the ARG4 gene encoding argininosuccinate lyase ARG4 produces the protein MSKPAEAKLWGGRFTGATDPLMDLYNASLPYDKIMYDVDLTGTKVYTEGLNKLGLINDDELKKIHEGLEVVREEWKHNQFVEKPGDEDIHTANERRLGEIIGKHIAGKVHTGRSRNDQVATDMRLHVRARLTKILEFLKNFITAIIKRAEAEIDVLMPGYTHLQRAQPIRWAHWLSMYATYFSEDYKRLQQIIERLNKSPLGAGALAGHPYGIDREFLAQQLGFEGVIGNSLAAVSDRDFVVETLFWSSLFMNHISRFSEDLIIYSSAEFGFVQLADAYSTGSSLMPQKKNPDSLELLRGKSGRVFGAMSGFMMSLKSIPSTYNKDMQEDKEPLYDALTTTEHSILIAIGVISTLNINKEKMEGALTMDMLATDLADYLVRKGVPFRETHHISGECVRVAEELKLSGIDQLTLEQLQKIDSRFGDDVLNTFDFEASVERRTAIGGTAKSAVLKQLASLISELQ, from the coding sequence ATGTCTAAACCTGCTGAGGCCAAATTGTGGGGCGGTCGTTTCACCGGCGCCACTGACCCTCTAATGGATCTCTACAATGCTTCCCTTCCGTATGACAAAATCATGTACGACGTCGATTTGACGGGTACCAAGGTCTACACTGAGggcttgaacaagttggGGTTgatcaatgatgatgaattgaaaaaaatccaCGAGGGGTTGGAAGTTGTAAGGGAAGAGTGGAAACATAACCAATTCGTGGAGAAGCCTGGCGATGAGGATATTCATACCGCCAACGAAAGAAGGTTGGGGGAGATTATCGGGAAGCACATTGCAGGAAAAGTACACACCGGTAGATCCAGAAACGACCAGGTAGCTACTGACATGAGACTTCACGTCAGAGCAAGATTGACGAAaattcttgagtttttgaagaatttcattACCGCCATTATTAAAAGAGCGGAGGCCGAAATCGATGTGTTGATGCCTGGCTATACCCACTTGCAGAGAGCTCAGCCTATTAGATGGGCCCACTGGTTGTCCATGTATGCCACTTATTTTAGTGAGGACTACAAAAGATTGCAGCAGATCATCGAAAGATTGAACAAGTCTCCATTGGGTGCGGGCGCCTTGGCTGGTCACCCATACGGTATTGACAGAGAGTTCCTTGCACAGCAGTTGGGTTTCGAAGGGGTGATCGGTAACTCGTTGGCCGCAGTGTCTGACCgtgattttgttgtggaGACACTTTTttggtcttctttgttcatGAACCACATCTCTCGTTTCTCTGAGGACTTGATCATCTACTCATCAGCCGAATTTGGTTTTGTCCAGTTGGCCGATGCATACTCCACAGGGTCCTCATTGATGcctcaaaagaaaaatccagattctcttgagctcttgagaGGTAAGTCTGGTCGTGTGTTTGGCGCCATGTCGGGCTTCATGATGTCTTTAAAGTCCATTCCATCAACATATAACAAGGATATGCAAGAAGACAAGGAACCTCTTTATGACGCTCTCACAACCACTGAGCACTCTATTCTCATTGCTATTGGCGTGATTTCCACCTtgaacatcaacaaggagaagatggaGGGCGCCTTGACCATGGATATGTTGGCAACAGACTTGGCTGACTATTTAGTCAGAAAGGGTGTTCCATTCAGAGAGACCCACCACATTTCTGGTGAGTGTGTCAGAGTTGCCGAGGAGCTCAAATTGTCTGGTATTGACCAGTTGACCCTTGAGCAGCTTCAAAAAATAGACTCCAGATTCGGCGACGATGTATTAAACACTTTTGACTTCGAAGCTAGTGTGGAGAGAAGAACTGCCATTGGAGGCACTGCTAAAAGCGCTGTCTTGAAACAGTTGGCAAGCTTAATTTCTGAGCTCCAATAA